The Juglans regia cultivar Chandler chromosome 2, Walnut 2.0, whole genome shotgun sequence genome includes a window with the following:
- the LOC109012433 gene encoding probable pectate lyase 5, which produces MASFPLHFLITFLLSLLLPTLIYSSPVQDPELVVQQVQRSINNASRIRRNLAYLSCGTGNPIDDCWRCDPNWEKNRQKLADCAIGFGRNAVGGRDGKIYVVTDSSDEDAVNPKPGTLRYAVVQDEPLWIIFARDMVIKLKEELIMNSFKTIDGRGASVHIAGGPCITVQYVTNIIIHGLNIHDCKQGGNANVRSSPSHYGWRTISDGDGVSIFGGSHVWVDHCSLSNCADGLIDAIHGSTAITISNNYMTHHDKVMLLGHSDTYTQDKAMQVTIAFNHFGEGLVQRMPRCRHGYFHVVNNDYTHWEMYAIGGSADPTINSQGNRFAAPDDRFSKEVTKHEDAPESDWKNWNWRSEGDLLINGAFFTASGAGASSSYAKASSLSARPSSLVGTITTSAGALNCRKGSHC; this is translated from the exons ATGGCAAGCTTTCCTTTGCACTTTCTCATCACCTTCCTCCTGTCTCTCCTTCTCCCAACCCTCATTTACTCCTCCCCAGTTCAGGATCCAGAGCTAGTAGTACAACAAGTACAAAG GAGCATCAACAATGCCTCTCGGATCAGGAGGAACCTGGCTTATCTTTCTTGCGGGACAGGCAACCCAATTGATGACTGCTGGAGATGTGACCCCAATTGGGAGAAGAACCGCCAGAAGCTGGCTGATTGTGCAATTGGGTTTGGGAGGAATGCCGTTGGTGGAAGAGATGGCAAGATTTATGTGGTCACAGACTCCAGCGATGAAGATGCAGTGAACCCAAAGCCAGGAACTCTGAGATATGCAGTAGTCCAAGATGAGCCATTGTGGATCATCTTTGCACGTGATATGGTGATAAAGTTGAAGGAAGAGCTGATTATGAATTCGTTTAAGACCATTGATGGGAGGGGAGCGAGTGTGCACATTGCTGGGGGTCCATGCATTACCGTTCAGTATGTGACCAACATTATAATCCATGGCTTAAATATACATGACTGTAAACAAGGAGGGAATGCTAATGTGAGGAGCTCCCCATCGCACTATGGGTGGAGGACGATCTCGGATGGCGACGGTGTGTCGATCTTTGGCGGTAGCCATGTGTGGGTGGACCATTGCTCACTGTCAAACTGTGCAGATGGGCTGATTGATGCAATTCATGGGTCTACTGCCATAACCATCTCAAACAATTACATGACACATCATGATAAGGTCATGTTGTTGGGTCACAGCGATACCTACACTCAGGACAAGGCCATGCAGGTCACCATAGCCTTCAACCACTTTGGAGAAGGGCTTGTCCAAAGAATGCCAAG ATGTAGGCACGGGTACTTCCATGTGGTGAACAATGACTACACTCATTGGGAAATGTATGCCATTGGGGGGAGTGCAGACCCTACTATTAATAGCCAAGGAAACAGATTTGCTGCACCAGATGACAGATTCAGCAAAGAG GTGACCAAACATGAAGATGCACCAGAAAGTGATTGGAAGAACTGGAATTGGAGGTCAGAGGGAGACCTCCTGATAAATGGTGCATTTTTTACTGCATCAGGGGCTGGGGCTTCATCAAGCTACGCTAAGGCTTCCAGCTTAAGTGCAAGACCATCTTCTCTTGTCGGTACAATTACAACGAGTGCTGGTGCACTTAATTGCCGAAAGGGTTCTCATTGCTGA